ATATTGTAAGAGTTTTCAACTCCTTCATTGATGTAAGCATTAACTTTTACGCTATCAACACTTACCCCTTCCACTGTAGCCGGTTTAACTTCAAAACTTCCGTTTGCTCCTTCTACAAGTTCATTACCATCTGCATCTTCATATTTTACAACAGCACCTTCACCGGCATCAACTGTAAAAGCAGGTGTTGTACCTTCTTTAACTGTGATTGTGATGTCTTTTCCTTCAGGAACAACGATTGTGCCTTTGTAGGATATATTGGTCATATCAAGTTCGTCAACATAAACTGTAACTGAACCAGTTGCTTTATTGTTATCAGCAAGGGCTTCTTCAACACTGGTGTAATACAAACCGTTGTCTTTAGCAGAACTGTATTGAAGATAACTACTGAACCCCTCGTAATTTGCGGAAGAAGCCTCAAATGTTTCGCCCGCTTCAGTAACAACAGGGCCACCAACAACTAAATAACCATTGTCGTCAATGTAAGTACCAACATTGCTGTTGCCCATAGATGTACCAATCCAGAATTTAGTGTTGTTAGAGTCAGCAGTCATAAAACCAAATGATTTAAATGTACCACCTGAAATAAGTCTCGAACAGGTTGAATCGCCCTGTGAACCAACACTATAGTTAAAAGTACCGCCTGAAACAATCAGTTTGGATTTTCCACTACCATTGATAGAGCAGTTAAAAGTACCACCGCTTATATTAAGAGTAGCGCATTTTCTTGCTGCAGTACCTATGGTATATATACCTGCAGTTCCCCAACTTGATGTTGAACCGGTAAAAATACCTCCGTTAATTTTAATTATCGGACGGTCTTCGGTAGAAATACCTCCGTCTGCATACTTATAGTAAACAACGCATTTACTACCTGCGTTAATACCGCCGGGGTTGGTAGCATCTGCATTAATTGTAATAGCACTACTTTCAGCACTACCTGTACCACAGGCTTGAATTACAAACGCATTCTTACCTGAAGCTGCTGTCATAGTATATGTACCCAAGTTAAGAATGTGATGCTCAGTAGATTTAAGAGTTACCACATCTGAAAGAGTAACATCTGCAAGCAAGGTCAAAGTAGTATTATTTGTCCAATTTGCAATTGCTTCATCAATAGTTGCATATTCGGTATTGCCGACTTTTGCGACATTACCTGTCACATCAGCAAATGCAACTGTTCCCATTGAACTTAAGACCATTGCCATTACAATGAGTAATGATAAAATTCTTTTTAGTTTCATTTTTTCTTTCCTTTCTTTTTGATTTCTTTTTATCCTGAGAAAATTCCGTTTTCTCTGTCGGGCAGGAAACCTGCATGTTTTATTGCCCTGACGGGCAGGTTTATTTGCCTTGCGGCAAGTTTTATTCGTCTTGCGACGAGTGGTATTGCCCTGACGGGCAGTTTTATTTGCCTTGCGGCAAGTTTTATTGCTTACGCAGTTTTATTGTCCTTCGGACAGTTTTATTGACTGCGTCAGTTTTACAATTTTGAAATCGAAGATTTCCCATTAATTCCAAAAATTCTGCAAGGAATTTTTACCGAAATTATTCATTATTCATCATTCATTATTCATTAGCGGAACGACACTCAGGTCGTTCCCTACAATTTTGCACTAAAATCTTTTCTGCATACTGCTTAATATATTATAAAGCGTGTTCATCTGCATCTGCGCAACCTTATAATCATCCCAGACAACATAGTCAAGCATTACGGATATAATCATAAATACAATTGGTGTAAGTTCTTCTATTGATATACGAAGGACGTTGGAAAGTCTTTCTATGTACTTTTCGTAACGGATGTTCAAAGTTTCTGCCATTTTTCTCATATTTTGCCCGTAAACAGGACTTGTTGCAATCTGGTAAACTGCGCGAAGTTCCGGTTGACGAGTCTTGACAATCCCTAAGAATGAGTCAAAAAACACCTTAAGTTCGCCTATCGTTGAGAGCGCATATGAGAACAAATCGTCTGCAACTTTATTTAAACCATATGTTCCAACACTTATAATTACTCCCTCTTTGGATTTAAATCTATAATATAGGCTGCCGGTTGACATCTCTGTATCCTTACATATATCACGTATTGATGTGTTCTCAAGTCCGTTTTGACAAACGAACTCAAAAATCTCTTTTATAAATTGTTCAGTTGTTTTTTTCATATTTCTCCTTACTTTAAATCACTCGTTCTATTCCCTTTAAAAACACAAGTACGACATAATTTACATTATGTNNNNNNNNNNNNNNNNNNNNNNNNNNNNNNNNNNNNNNNNNNNNNNNNNNNNNNNNNNNNNNNNNNNNNNNNNNNNNNNNNNNNNNNNNNNNNNNNNNNNACATAATTTACATTATG
Above is a genomic segment from Oscillospiraceae bacterium containing:
- a CDS encoding TetR/AcrR family transcriptional regulator, producing the protein MKKTTEQFIKEIFEFVCQNGLENTSIRDICKDTEMSTGSLYYRFKSKEGVIISVGTYGLNKVADDLFSYALSTIGELKVFFDSFLGIVKTRQPELRAVYQIATSPVYGQNMRKMAETLNIRYEKYIERLSNVLRISIEELTPIVFMIISVMLDYVVWDDYKVAQMQMNTLYNILSSMQKRF